The following proteins are co-located in the Hevea brasiliensis isolate MT/VB/25A 57/8 chromosome 11, ASM3005281v1, whole genome shotgun sequence genome:
- the LOC110654860 gene encoding glucosidase 2 subunit beta isoform X1, with protein sequence MKMDASVLMYGLVLGVLCISSIAKSAVPKDPFLGIPPQDENYYKIPSETIKCKDGSKKFTKAQLNDDFCDCLDGTDEPGTSACPEGKFYCRNSGHIPVLLFSSRVNDGICDCCDGSDEYDGQVSCRNTCWEAGKVARDKLRKKIATYKEGVVLRKQEVEQAKLAITKDEAELSKLIDEENILKGLVQQLKERKEQIEKAEEKERLQKEKEENGKNQAEEKASREKGKVEEEAQQEKGGAMEKANVGDNPAESVDNDKIGVLDDSSLDQDEAGEHDDHVAEAEIYNKIEGSSENEVKQHVAQEEENSISPESKDDSAVVSVTDHDTGTEVSHDHAVKVENDLSKNTEGLSKEELGRLVASRWTGSSESKTEGVDVAKDDHGNHEDHEEMPPDMHDEEYDGYASETDDDTGKYDDVDTEDDMDETYEEDAHDDTGSSYKPDPDDDIDLSDITSSSNPSWLEKIQQTVRNILHAVNIFQTPVDKSEAAHIRKEYEESSTKLSKIQSRISSLTQKLKHDFGTEKEFYSFYDHCFESKQNKYVYKVCPFKQASQVEGHTTTSLGRWDKFEDLYRTMIFSNGDRCWNGPARSLRVKLRCGLKNELTDIDEPSRCEYVAFLSTPALCLDEKLKEMEDKLELVNREQPQGHDEL encoded by the exons ATGAAAATGGATGCTTCAGTGTTGATGTATGGTCTTGTGCTGGGAGTGTTGTGTATATCTTCCATTGCTAAATCTGCCGTCCCTAAAGACCCATTTCTTGGAATTCCTCCTCAAG ATGAGAACTACTACAAGATACCATCAGAGACGATAAAATGTAAAGATGGATCGAAGAAATTCACCAAAGCTCAGCTCAACGATGACTTTTGTGATTGCCTTGACGGCACTGACGAGCCAG GCACATCGGCTTGCCCAGAGGGAAAATTCTATTGTCGAAATTCAGGACATATTCCTGTTTTGTTATTTTCTTCAAGAGTCAATGATGGGATCTGTG ACTGCTGTGATGGGAGTGATGAATATGATGGGCAAGTTAGTTGCCGAAATACATGCTGGGAAGCTGGAAAAGTGGCAAGAGACAAGTTAAGGAAAAAGATTGCAACATATAAGGAGGGAGTTGTTTTGAGAAAGCAGGAAGTTGAGCAGGCAAAACTAGCAATTACCAAAGATGAGGCAGAACTATCAAAGCTAATAGATGAGGAGAACATACTCAAAGGGCTAGTTCAGCAGCTTAAAG AGCGTAAAGAACAGATAGAGAAAGCAGAAGAGAAAGAACGCTtacagaaagaaaaagaagaaaatgggaAAAATCAAGCTGAAGAAAAAGCTTCTAGAGAGAAAGGAAAAGTTGAAGAGGAAGCtcagcaagaaaaaggaggggccATGGAGAAAGCTAATGTAGGAGACAATCCTGCAGAAAGTGTTGATAATGATAAAATTGGTGTTTTGGATGATTCTTCTTTGGATCAG GATGAGGCAGGAGAGCATGATGATCATGTAGCCGAAGCTGAAATATATAACAAAATTGAAGGATCCTCAGAAAATGAAGTGAAGCAG CATGTGGCACAAGAGGAGGAAAATTCCATCTCACCAGAAAGCAAGGATGACTCTGCAGTTGTGAGTGTAACTGATCACGATACTGGGACTGAGGTGTCTCATGATCATGCTGTGAAAGTG GAAAATGATTTATCAAAAAATACTGAAGGTTTGTCAAAGGAAGAGCTGGGCCGCCTTGTTGCTTCTCGCTGGACAGGAAGTTCTGAGAGTAAAACTGAGGGAGTTGATGTGGCAAAGgatgaccatggaaaccatgaaGATCATGAAGAGATGCCACCAGACATGCATGATGAGGAATATGATGGCTATGCTTCGGAAACTGATGATGACACTGGAAAGTATGATGATGTTGATACAGAAGATGATATGGATGAGACTTATGAGGAGGATGCTCATGATGATACTGGATCTTCCTATAAGCCTGACCCTGACGATGACATAGACTTGTCAG ATATAACCTCGTCAAGCAACCCATCTTGGTTGGAGAAGATACAACAAACTGTTCGTAACATTCTGCATGCTGTTAATATCTTCCAAACTCCAGTGGACAAATCAG AGGCTGCTCACATACGCAAGGAATATGAAGAATCCAGCACCAAGTTATCTAAAATACAGTCAAGGATATCAAGTTTGACACAAAAATTAAAACATGATTTTG GAACAGAGAAAGAGTTCTATTCATTCTACGATCACTGTTTTGAGAGCAAACAGAACAA GTATGTTTACAAAGTATGCCCATTCAAACAAGCTTCCCAGGTGGAGGGCCACACAACAACTAGTTTGGG GCGTTGGGACAAATTCGAGGATTTGTACCGGACCATGATATTTTCAAATGGTGACAGGTGCTGGAATGGACCTGCTAGAAGTTTAAGG GTCAAGCTGAGATGTGGATTGAAAAATGAGCTTACAGACATAGATGAACCAAGCCGTTGCGA ATATGTAGCATTCTTATCTACCCCAGCTCTTTGCCTGGACGAAAAGCTTAAG GAAATGGAGGATAAACTAGAACTGGTGAACAGAGAACAACCACAGGGCCATGATGAACTCTAA
- the LOC110654860 gene encoding glucosidase 2 subunit beta isoform X2, translating to MINWSIFYFLWDCCDGSDEYDGQVSCRNTCWEAGKVARDKLRKKIATYKEGVVLRKQEVEQAKLAITKDEAELSKLIDEENILKGLVQQLKERKEQIEKAEEKERLQKEKEENGKNQAEEKASREKGKVEEEAQQEKGGAMEKANVGDNPAESVDNDKIGVLDDSSLDQDEAGEHDDHVAEAEIYNKIEGSSENEVKQHVAQEEENSISPESKDDSAVVSVTDHDTGTEVSHDHAVKVENDLSKNTEGLSKEELGRLVASRWTGSSESKTEGVDVAKDDHGNHEDHEEMPPDMHDEEYDGYASETDDDTGKYDDVDTEDDMDETYEEDAHDDTGSSYKPDPDDDIDLSDITSSSNPSWLEKIQQTVRNILHAVNIFQTPVDKSEAAHIRKEYEESSTKLSKIQSRISSLTQKLKHDFGTEKEFYSFYDHCFESKQNKYVYKVCPFKQASQVEGHTTTSLGRWDKFEDLYRTMIFSNGDRCWNGPARSLRVKLRCGLKNELTDIDEPSRCEYVAFLSTPALCLDEKLKEMEDKLELVNREQPQGHDEL from the exons ATGATAAATTGGTCTATATTTTACTTTTTGTGGG ACTGCTGTGATGGGAGTGATGAATATGATGGGCAAGTTAGTTGCCGAAATACATGCTGGGAAGCTGGAAAAGTGGCAAGAGACAAGTTAAGGAAAAAGATTGCAACATATAAGGAGGGAGTTGTTTTGAGAAAGCAGGAAGTTGAGCAGGCAAAACTAGCAATTACCAAAGATGAGGCAGAACTATCAAAGCTAATAGATGAGGAGAACATACTCAAAGGGCTAGTTCAGCAGCTTAAAG AGCGTAAAGAACAGATAGAGAAAGCAGAAGAGAAAGAACGCTtacagaaagaaaaagaagaaaatgggaAAAATCAAGCTGAAGAAAAAGCTTCTAGAGAGAAAGGAAAAGTTGAAGAGGAAGCtcagcaagaaaaaggaggggccATGGAGAAAGCTAATGTAGGAGACAATCCTGCAGAAAGTGTTGATAATGATAAAATTGGTGTTTTGGATGATTCTTCTTTGGATCAG GATGAGGCAGGAGAGCATGATGATCATGTAGCCGAAGCTGAAATATATAACAAAATTGAAGGATCCTCAGAAAATGAAGTGAAGCAG CATGTGGCACAAGAGGAGGAAAATTCCATCTCACCAGAAAGCAAGGATGACTCTGCAGTTGTGAGTGTAACTGATCACGATACTGGGACTGAGGTGTCTCATGATCATGCTGTGAAAGTG GAAAATGATTTATCAAAAAATACTGAAGGTTTGTCAAAGGAAGAGCTGGGCCGCCTTGTTGCTTCTCGCTGGACAGGAAGTTCTGAGAGTAAAACTGAGGGAGTTGATGTGGCAAAGgatgaccatggaaaccatgaaGATCATGAAGAGATGCCACCAGACATGCATGATGAGGAATATGATGGCTATGCTTCGGAAACTGATGATGACACTGGAAAGTATGATGATGTTGATACAGAAGATGATATGGATGAGACTTATGAGGAGGATGCTCATGATGATACTGGATCTTCCTATAAGCCTGACCCTGACGATGACATAGACTTGTCAG ATATAACCTCGTCAAGCAACCCATCTTGGTTGGAGAAGATACAACAAACTGTTCGTAACATTCTGCATGCTGTTAATATCTTCCAAACTCCAGTGGACAAATCAG AGGCTGCTCACATACGCAAGGAATATGAAGAATCCAGCACCAAGTTATCTAAAATACAGTCAAGGATATCAAGTTTGACACAAAAATTAAAACATGATTTTG GAACAGAGAAAGAGTTCTATTCATTCTACGATCACTGTTTTGAGAGCAAACAGAACAA GTATGTTTACAAAGTATGCCCATTCAAACAAGCTTCCCAGGTGGAGGGCCACACAACAACTAGTTTGGG GCGTTGGGACAAATTCGAGGATTTGTACCGGACCATGATATTTTCAAATGGTGACAGGTGCTGGAATGGACCTGCTAGAAGTTTAAGG GTCAAGCTGAGATGTGGATTGAAAAATGAGCTTACAGACATAGATGAACCAAGCCGTTGCGA ATATGTAGCATTCTTATCTACCCCAGCTCTTTGCCTGGACGAAAAGCTTAAG GAAATGGAGGATAAACTAGAACTGGTGAACAGAGAACAACCACAGGGCCATGATGAACTCTAA
- the LOC110654859 gene encoding pyruvate kinase, cytosolic isozyme translates to MNNGEAEAVLMEKKPKTKIVCTLGPASRSVPMIEKLLRAGMNVARFNFSHGSHEYHQETLDNLKAAMVNTGILCAVMLDTKGPEIRTGFLKDGKPIQLKQGQEITISTDYSIKGDENMICMSYKKLAVDVKPGMVILCADGTISFTVLSCDIKAGLVQCRCENSAVLGERKNVNLPGVIVDLPTLTDKDKEDILMWGIPNHIDMIALSFVRKGSDLVEVRKLLGEHAKNILLMSKVENQEGVANFDEILANSDAFMVARGDLGMEIPIEKIFLAQKVMIYKCNIQGKPVVTATQMLESMIKSPRPTRAEATDVANAVLDGSDCVMLSGETAAGAYPELAVRTMAKICIEAESTLDYGDVFKRIMQHSPVPMSPLESLASSAVRTANSAKASLILVLTRGGSTAKLVAKYRPGMPILSVVVPEIKTDSFDWSCSDEAPARHSLIFRGLVPVLYAGSARASHAETTEEALDFAIQHAKTKGLCKNGDSVVALHRVGTASIIKIITVK, encoded by the exons ATGAACAACGGCGAAGCAGAGGCTGTGCTCATGGAGAAGAAGCCCAAGACGAAGATTGTTTGCACGCTTGGACCCGCATCCAGATCTGTGCCTATGATCGAAAAGCTTTTGAGGGCAGGCATGAACGTCGCTCGCTTCAACTTTTCTCATGGATCTCATGAGTACCACCAGGAAACCCTTGACAATCTCAAGGCCGCCATGGTTAACACTGGTATTCTCTGTGCTGTCATGCTTGACACCAAG GGACCAGAAATTCGAACTGGGTTCTTGAAGGATGGCAAACCCATTCAGCTTAAGCAGGGTCAAGAAATCACTATATCTACTGACTACAGCATAAAAGGCGATGAGAATATGATTTGCATGAGCTACAAAAAATTGGCTGTGGATGTCAAGCCTGGGATGGTTATACTTTGTGCAGACGGCACAATCTCATTTACAGTTTTATCATGTGACATAAAAGCAGGTTTGGTTCAATGTCGGTGTGAGAACTCTGCAGTTCTCGGTGAGAGGAAAAATGTTAATCTTCCTGGAGTGATAGTGGATCTTCCAACTTTGACAGACAAAGACAAGGAAGATATTTTGATGTGGGGAATTCCGAATCATATTGACATGATTGCTCTATCTTTTGTACGAAAAGGCTCAGATCTCGTGGAAGTACGGAAATTGCTCGGAGAACATGCTAAGAATATCCTTCTCATGTCAAAG GTTGAAAACCAAGAAGGGGTTGCAaattttgatgaaattttagcAAATTCAGATGCATTCATGGTTGCACGTGGTGACCTTGGAATGGAAATTCCAATTGAAAAGATTTTTCTAGCACAGAAAGTGATGATCTACAAGTGCAATATTCAAGGAAAACCGGTAGTTACTGCAACTCAGATGTTGGAGTCCATGATCAAGTCACCCCGACCAACTAGAGCTGAAGCCACTGATGTTGCCAATGCTGTTCTTGATGGTTCTGACTGTGTGATGCTTAGTGGTGAAACAGCTGCTGGAGCATACCCAGAACTGGCTGTTCGGACAATGGCAAAAATATGCATAGAAGCGGAAAGCACACTTGATTATGGTGACGTCTTCAAAAGAATCATGCAACACTCACCTGTGCCCATGAGCCCATTGGAGAGTCTAGCATCTTCTGCTGTTAGAACAGCCAATTCAGCAAAAGCATCCCTTATATTGGTCTTAACCAGGGGAGGAAGTACTGCAAAACTGGTAGCTAAATACCGACCTGGCATGCCTATTTTATCTGTGGTTGTACCTGAGATTAAGACCGATTCCTTTGATTGGTCCTGCAGTGATGAAGCTCCTGCAAGGCATAGCCTTATTTTTCGTGGGTTGGTACCTGTTTTATATGCAGGATCTGCTAGGGCTTCTCATGCTGAGACAACAGAAGAAGCTTTGGACTTTGCCATTCAACATGCCAAGACAAAAGGACTATGTAAGAATGGAGATTCTGTTGTGGCTTTACACCGAGTTGGAACTGCATCCATAATCAAGATTATTACTGTCAAGTGA